TGATGAAAGAGCTCTTTGCGAAGGCGTACGACTGGCACCCGTACCGCGATTCCACGATCGGCAATCGCTCGGACATCGAGCGTGTGCCCGCCGACAATTTGCGTGCGTTCTACAAGCACTATTACCGGCCGGAGAACGCGATGCTGGTCGTTGCCGGCAAGTTCGATCCGAAGTCAACGCTCGATCTCATCAATAAGTACTTTGCGCCGATTCCAAATCCGTCCGAACCGATTGTCGACACATGGACGGATGAACCGACGCAGGATGGGCCGCGATCCGTCGAGATTCGGCGCGAAGGCACGCAGGCTTCGGTCGGAGCGCTTTATCACACTCCTGCCGGATCACACCCGGATGCGACCGCCGCGACCATACTCGGTCAGGTCTTGGGCGCTCGTCCGGCCGGCCGCCTGTACAAGGCACTGGTCGAAGGCAATCTGGCTGCTGCGGTGACGGTCCTGCCGTTTGGAATGGCCGAACGGGGCCAGTTCCTGATCGTCGCGACGCTGAAGGACGGACAGGATCCCGATGCGGCACTGAAGAAGCTCGAAGAGGTGGTGGAGGGATTCGCAAAGAACCCGGTCACAGATGAAGAGGTGGAACGCGCGCGGGCCGCGGAACTCTCTCAGATCAAGATCGCCATGACCGACAGCAACCGCATCGGCGTCGATCTCACCGAATCCGCATCGCTTGGAGACTGGCGGCTGTTTTTCATCGGCCGTGACCGCATCAAGGAGATCAAAACTCCGGAAGTGCAAGCCGCCGCGGTGAAGTACCTCGTTGAGAACAACCGGACGACAGGCAAGTTCATCCCGACCAAGAGTCCGGTGCGCGCGGAAATCCCGGCGAAGCCGGACATCACGCCGATCGTCGAGGATTACAAGGGAAGCGAGACGGTCAGCGAGGGCGAAACGTTCGATCCCACTCCCGCCAACATCGAATCGCGTGTGAAGCGCACCAAGTTGGGCGAAAACATCCAGCTCGCAACGCTCAACAAGCAGACGCGGGGCGAGGCGGTGAACATTTCGATGACGGTACGCTTCGGCGATGAGAAATCGCTCGCCGGCGCGCGGGTTCCGAGTGAACTGCTCGCCTCGCTCCTGCGCCGCGGAACCTCGTCTCGAACTTTCCAGCAGATTTCGGACGAGCTCGACAAGATTCAGTCCACGATCGGGATTTCGTCTTCGCTCGGAGCGATTCGGGTCAACATCACTTCCGACAAAACGAATCTCGCGAAGGCAATCGAGCTTGCGACGGACATGCTCCGCAATCCCTCATTCCCTCAGCAGGAATTTGAAACAATCCAAAAAGAGCGGATCGCCGGGCTGGAAGCCGCCAAGGGCCAACCGCAGGCGCTCGCGCAGAACGCGATCCGGCGTGCTCTCGCACCATTCCCAAAGGACTCTCCGAACTACATCCCGACCATCGAAGAGAGTCTCGCGGAACTCACAGCGGTCACGCTCGACGATGTGAAACGGATTTACAACGAACAGGTCGGTCCATCAAGCGTCCAGATTGCCACAGTGGGCCAATTCGAAGAAAAGGAACTCGGCGACGGTCTCGAAAAGCTGTTCGGCGGCTGGTCCGTGAAGAAGCCGTTCGCGCGCATCGCACGCCCGTTTGAGCCAATTGAGGCCGGTTCGAAGGTGATCAGCACGCCGGACAAGCCGATGGCCGTCGTCGGCATGGCCACGGCAATCAAAATGCAGGACACCGATCCCGATGCCGATGCGATCGAGATCGGCGGGTACATGCTGGGCGGCGGCGCCAAGAACCGCATGAGCGACCGGCTGCGCCAGAAGGAAGGGCTCTCATACGGAGCGGGCGCGAACATTCAATCGAGCCCGCTCGACCCGGTGACCTCGATCGCCGCGTTTGCGATCTGCGCCAAGCAGAACGCCCCGAAAGCGGCGTCGGCCATGCGCGAGGAGATGACGCGATGGATCGATAGCGGGCTCGACGAGAAGGAATTGGCGGAAGCCCAGAAGAGTTATCGCCTCGAGTTCCTCTCCGAACTCAACGAGGACAACGTGGTCGCGGGCATGCTCGCCGGCGATCTCTATCTCGGGCGCACGATGAAGTGGGACGCGGAAAGGCTCGACCGGATCGAGAGCCTGAGCGTTCAGCAGGTGAACGATGCCATCAAGAAGCGGTTGTCGGGCGCATCGTTCTTTGAGTTGCAGGCCGGAGATATCGAGCCGGCAAAGTAAGCGTCGAGCGCGGTCGCCTCGATTTCGGCTTGAGATTTCCGGATGCTCAGCGCCGGGACTTGGTCGCTGCGCGATCCTTATTCAGATATCCGTCGATCAGCGACACGACCTGCTCGTGCAACTGCAGCGCGGCCTGATCTTCCTCACCCGCCGGCACTTCGTTCGCCAGAATGGAGAACGCCACAGCGTGCCCGTTGTCGTCGATCACATACCCGGAAAGGCAACGCACGTTTCGGATGTATCCGGACTTGGCCCGGAGCTCGTTCTTCGGGCGGTTGTTCTTGAAGCGCCGCTCCAGCGTGCCTTCGCCCGGCTTGGGAAGCGAGCGAACAAAGACGGAGGCAACGGCTGGATCGTTCGCGAGTGCCGCCAACCATTGAGTCATCGTCCGCGGCGAGACTCTGTTTTCTTTGGACATGCCCGAACCGTCGCGCACGATCGTGTTTTTGGCCGAATCGGGTCCGAGCTTTTCTGCCAGCAGCATCCGGATGACCGAAGCGCCGTTTTCCCAACTGCCCGGCTGCCCGGTGACGTCGTGCCCGATCCGCTTGATCATCGCCTCGGCATACAGGTTGTAGCTCTCGACATTACATCGTCGAACGACGTCGGCGAGCGGAGTTGTAACGATGGCCAGCGTGCGATCCGAAGAGAGCAACTCACCGGGCTCGGCGACACGGGCGACCGGAGTGGCATCGCCCCCACCAAGCGCGGGCTGCCCGGCACCCGAGATCGCGACTCCGGAGCGCTCGAGCCGGTCCGCAAGGAGTTGCCCAAAGAACGTCGGATTCTGTGTGAGCGTCACACGGACAGGCTGGGTGACCGCGAACCGCACATCGCCCATCAGCTGAAAGCGGTTTTCATTGGCGTCTCGCTTCAACCAGACGCTGTTGTTGCCGCTGGTAACGCTGCGCGACTTTGAGACATCCACCTCGATGATCGACGTTTCGGGATCAATCGACACGCTGGGCCGCTGACCTTCCGCACCAGGACGCGGATAGACATCCAGCACGTTCGCATGGAAGATGAGGCCCGACACTTCGGCGCAATACCAACGGTCGAGCTGGTCTCTCGGCCAAGTTGAATGGACGAATTCGCGGTCGAAGATCCGATCATCGACGATGACTTCCGAGATCTTCTTGATCCCCGCGCGCGTCACGCTTCCGGCGATCGTGTCGAGCATGTCCGACACCGTCAGCCGCGGCGAGGCATTCTGCAGAATCTCCGGATCACCGAATGCGGGGTCTCCCGAACCGACCACCACCAGCCGATCGCCGTCGAGCTTCAACTCGGTCTTGAACACGAAGTCCGGCTTCAGAGTCCAAAGCGCGGCGCCCGTGGTCAAGAGTTTCATGTTCGAGGCCGGGCAGAACCCCTCGTCGGCGTTGCGCGAGGCGAGCACCTCGC
The DNA window shown above is from Phycisphaeraceae bacterium and carries:
- a CDS encoding insulinase family protein, yielding MRSSIKSLLQAVVASSLVLLSPAGASEAPAPQGEWMSHPLTTVEGITEYRLPNGLRVLLFPDQSSSNVTVNITYFVGSRQEGRGEKGMAHLLEHMVFKGTPNHPDPWKSLQEHGANFNGTTWTDRTNYYETLVASDENLDFALKLEADRMVNSFISAEALSKEMTVVRNEFEMGENSPFGILMKELFAKAYDWHPYRDSTIGNRSDIERVPADNLRAFYKHYYRPENAMLVVAGKFDPKSTLDLINKYFAPIPNPSEPIVDTWTDEPTQDGPRSVEIRREGTQASVGALYHTPAGSHPDATAATILGQVLGARPAGRLYKALVEGNLAAAVTVLPFGMAERGQFLIVATLKDGQDPDAALKKLEEVVEGFAKNPVTDEEVERARAAELSQIKIAMTDSNRIGVDLTESASLGDWRLFFIGRDRIKEIKTPEVQAAAVKYLVENNRTTGKFIPTKSPVRAEIPAKPDITPIVEDYKGSETVSEGETFDPTPANIESRVKRTKLGENIQLATLNKQTRGEAVNISMTVRFGDEKSLAGARVPSELLASLLRRGTSSRTFQQISDELDKIQSTIGISSSLGAIRVNITSDKTNLAKAIELATDMLRNPSFPQQEFETIQKERIAGLEAAKGQPQALAQNAIRRALAPFPKDSPNYIPTIEESLAELTAVTLDDVKRIYNEQVGPSSVQIATVGQFEEKELGDGLEKLFGGWSVKKPFARIARPFEPIEAGSKVISTPDKPMAVVGMATAIKMQDTDPDADAIEIGGYMLGGGAKNRMSDRLRQKEGLSYGAGANIQSSPLDPVTSIAAFAICAKQNAPKAASAMREEMTRWIDSGLDEKELAEAQKSYRLEFLSELNEDNVVAGMLAGDLYLGRTMKWDAERLDRIESLSVQQVNDAIKKRLSGASFFELQAGDIEPAK
- the dacB gene encoding D-alanyl-D-alanine carboxypeptidase/D-alanyl-D-alanine-endopeptidase — encoded protein: MTKTRRSIPSILAVCAAGVIATHGLAQPLQGEVDRLIHGAKLGKSRLGVSVLDVKTGEVLASRNADEGFCPASNMKLLTTGAALWTLKPDFVFKTELKLDGDRLVVVGSGDPAFGDPEILQNASPRLTVSDMLDTIAGSVTRAGIKKISEVIVDDRIFDREFVHSTWPRDQLDRWYCAEVSGLIFHANVLDVYPRPGAEGQRPSVSIDPETSIIEVDVSKSRSVTSGNNSVWLKRDANENRFQLMGDVRFAVTQPVRVTLTQNPTFFGQLLADRLERSGVAISGAGQPALGGGDATPVARVAEPGELLSSDRTLAIVTTPLADVVRRCNVESYNLYAEAMIKRIGHDVTGQPGSWENGASVIRMLLAEKLGPDSAKNTIVRDGSGMSKENRVSPRTMTQWLAALANDPAVASVFVRSLPKPGEGTLERRFKNNRPKNELRAKSGYIRNVRCLSGYVIDDNGHAVAFSILANEVPAGEEDQAALQLHEQVVSLIDGYLNKDRAATKSRR